The Couchioplanes caeruleus nucleotide sequence GCCCTCCGAGCGGTACCGGCGCTTTCTCGCCGCGAGCCGGCATCGGGTTCCGGTGGTCGTCGGGACGCGGGCGGCCATGTTCGCGCCCGTCGCCGACGTGGGGCTCGTCGTGATCTGGGACGACGGCGACGACCTGCACGCCGAGCCGCGCGCGCCCTATCCGCACGCGCGGGATGTGCTGCTCACCCGGGCTCAGCTCGCCGGGTGCGCTGCGCTTGTCGGGGGCTTCGCCCGTACGGGTGAAGGGCAGTTGCTCCTGGAGACCGGCTGGGCGAAGGAGATCGTGGCGACGCGCGACACGTTGCGGGCGCGCAGCCCGGCGATCGCGCCGACCGGGGACGATCCGCAGCTCGCGCGGGACCCGGGGGCGGCGACCGCGCGGCTGCCCAGCCTGGCCTGGCAGGCTGCGCGGCAAGCCCTGCAGGGCGGGGCGCCGGTCCTGGTCCAGGTGCCGCGCCGTGGCTATCTGCCGTCCGTCGCCTGCGCCGAATGCCGCACTCCCGCCCGCTGCCCGCACTGTGCCGGGCCGCTCGGGCTGGCCGGGGCACGTTCCGTTCCGACCTGCCATTGGTGCGGGCGCGCCGCCGCGGCGTACGCGTGTCCCGCCTGTGGCGGCCGTCGCCTGCGCGCCTCGGTCACCGGGGCGCGGCGCACAGCCGAGGAGCTCGGGCGGGCCTTTCCCGGCGTGCCGGTACGCACCTCCGGCCGCGACGAGATCCTCGACACCGTCCCCGGCGACCCGGCGCTGGTCGTGGCCACGCCCGGCGCCGAGCCGGTCGCCGAGGGCGGGTACGGCGCCGTCCTCCTGCTGGACACGTGGGCCCTGCTGACCCGCGCCGACCTGCGCGCGGCGGAGGAGACGATGCGCCGCTGGCTGTCCGCGGCCGCACTGGCCCGCCCGGCGCCCGCGGGCGGCCGCGTCGTCGTCGTGGCCGACGGTTCGCTCGCGCCGGTGCAGGCCCTGCTGCGGTGGGATCCCGGCTGGTTCGCCGCCCGCGAGCTCGCCGAGCGGCGGGAGCTGGGCTTCCCGCCGGCCGCCCGGATGGCGAGCCTCACCGGCAAGGCGGAGGCGGTGGCCGAGCTCCTCGACGCCACCCGCCTGCCACCGGGTGCCGAGGTGCTGGGACCGGTGCCGGCCTCGGACGACCAGGAACGGATGCTCGTCCGGGTGACTCGGGGCAAGGCGGCGGAGCTGGCCCGGGCGCTGCACGAGGCGGCGGCGGTGCGGAGCGCGAAGAAGGCGGCGCTGCCGGTCCGCATCCAGGTCGATCCGGCCGAGCTGCTCTGACACTCGAGCGCTCGCCGGAAGCTGACAGTGGTAGTTGATCGACAGGGGGTGGGCGGGTCAGCACAATGGAGCGATGGATGCCGCCGCCGCCATCTCGACCCTTCTCTCCGCCGGTGCCGGGCGGAACCCGTACCCGGCGTACGAGGCGCTGCGGTCGTACGGGCCCGTTGTCGCTCACGGCGGGGCGTTCTTCGTCTGCGGGTACGCCGCCGCCGATGCGATCCTGCGTGACCCGGCGATGGTCGCGTACGACTCGACGCTGCTGGACGCGCAGTGGTCGGACTGGCGGGCGAACCGGGGTGTCGCGCTCTTCGCCGACTCGATGCTGCGGCAGAACCCGCCGAACCACACGCGGATGCGCCGGCTCGCGTCCGGGGTGTTCACCGCCCGCCGGGTCGCGCGGCTGCGGGACGTGATCGTCGCCCAGGTCGACGAGGCGCTCGACGAGCTGGCCGGGCGGGCCGACGGCGGGGTCGTGGACTACATGACGCATCTGGCGTACCCGTTGCCCATCGGGGTGATCTGCGCCCTGCTGGGCGTGCCGACCAGCGATCGCGGGCAGTTCCGGCGCCTCGCCGAGGCGCTGACCGCGGTGCTCGAGGTGCGGTTCACCGAGGAGCAGGCGGTCGCGGCGCACAGCGCTGCCAAGGAGCTGGAGGACTACTTCACCTCGCTGATCGAGCTGCGCCGGCGGGAGCCGCGGGACGACCTGGTGACCGCGCTGGCGGCTGCGCACGACGCCGGCGGCGACAAGCTGACCGCCGACGAGCTGATGGGCAACCTGGCGTTGCTGCTGGTCGCGGGCTTCGAGACCACCACCAACCTGCTCGGCAACGGGCTGCACCTGCTGCTGCAACGGCCGCAGCACGCGGCGCGGCTGCGCGAGGATCCGGAGCTGGCCCCGGCCGTCGTGGAGGAGATCCTGCGGTACGACTCGCCCGTGCAGCTCACCGAGCGGTTCGCGGGGGCGGACGCCGAGGTCGCCGGGGTGCCGGTGCCCGCGGGCAGCGAGCTCATCCTGTTCCTCGGTGCCGCGAACCGGGATCCGCAGCGCTTCGCCGACCCGGACCGGTTCGACCCGGACCGCCCGGACAACGCTCCGCTGTCGTTCGGCGCGGGCGCGCACTACTGTCTCGGCGCGCCACTGGCCCGGCTCGAGGCGCGGGTGGCGCTGCCCGCGCTGCTGCGCCGCTTCCCGCGGATCGCCCCGGCGGGCGAGCCGACCCGCCGCGACCGGCTCACGCTGCGGGGATGGGCGACGCTCCCGGTCGCGCTCGGCTGAACCCGCCGGCCCGCCCAGCGGGGCCCGGCCCCACCAGCAGAGCCCGCGCGGTGAGGCGTGCCCGGCAAGGCCGCGCCTGCCTGGCAAGGCCGCGCCCACCCAGCGGGCCCGGCCCACCCAGCGGACCGGCTCGGCCAGCGGGCCCGGCCCGGCGAGCAGGGCCCGGCCCGGTGATGAGATCGGCCGGCGATGAGGCCGGCCGGCGGCTGCGGCCGCGCCCCGCGACGGGGATCGGCCCCGCGGACGCGTCCCGGCCCGGGGGGAGGGCCGGTCCGGCCGCCGGTGAGGCTCGCTGCAGCCGGTCCTGCCAGCTCCGTAGACTGCAAGGGTGTCCCACCGTACGGCGATCAGGAGTGGCATCGCGTGACCGTTCAGCCCATCCGTCTGTTCGGCGACCCGGTGCTGCGTACGCAGGCCGACCCGGTCACCGACTTCGACAAGGAACTGCGCGCCCTCGTGCGGGACCTCACCGACACCATGCTCGACGAGTCCGGGGCCGGGCTGGCCGCCCCGCAGCTGGGTGTGGGCCTGCGGGTGTTCACGTTCAACGTCGACGACGTGGTGGGGCACATCGTCAACCCGGTGCTGAGTTTCCCCGACGCGGAGGAGCAGGACGGGCCGGAGGGCTGCCTGTCGATCCCCGGCGTCTACGTGGACACGAAGCGACGGCAGAACGTCGTCGCGGAGGGCCTCAACGAGTACGGCGACCCGATCAAGCTCGTCGGCACCGGCCTGATGGCGCGCTGTGTGCAGCACGAGACCGACCACCTGGACGGCGTGCTGTTCCTGGACCGGCTCGACGCCGCCGCCCGCAAGGACGCGATGAAGCAGATCCGCGCCGCCGAGTGGTACGACGCCGGGAAGCCGCCGGTGGTCAAGACCAGCCCGCACGGCAGCGGCCTCTTCGGCCTGGGGCGGTGACCGGGTGCGCCTGATCTTCGCCGGTACGCCGGAAGTCACCCTCCCGTCCCTCGACGCGATCGCGGCGTCCTCCCATGAGCTCGTCGCCGTGGTGACCCGCCCGGACGCCCCGGCCGGCCGTGGCCGCCGGC carries:
- the def gene encoding peptide deformylase, yielding MTVQPIRLFGDPVLRTQADPVTDFDKELRALVRDLTDTMLDESGAGLAAPQLGVGLRVFTFNVDDVVGHIVNPVLSFPDAEEQDGPEGCLSIPGVYVDTKRRQNVVAEGLNEYGDPIKLVGTGLMARCVQHETDHLDGVLFLDRLDAAARKDAMKQIRAAEWYDAGKPPVVKTSPHGSGLFGLGR
- a CDS encoding cytochrome P450, which produces MDAAAAISTLLSAGAGRNPYPAYEALRSYGPVVAHGGAFFVCGYAAADAILRDPAMVAYDSTLLDAQWSDWRANRGVALFADSMLRQNPPNHTRMRRLASGVFTARRVARLRDVIVAQVDEALDELAGRADGGVVDYMTHLAYPLPIGVICALLGVPTSDRGQFRRLAEALTAVLEVRFTEEQAVAAHSAAKELEDYFTSLIELRRREPRDDLVTALAAAHDAGGDKLTADELMGNLALLLVAGFETTTNLLGNGLHLLLQRPQHAARLREDPELAPAVVEEILRYDSPVQLTERFAGADAEVAGVPVPAGSELILFLGAANRDPQRFADPDRFDPDRPDNAPLSFGAGAHYCLGAPLARLEARVALPALLRRFPRIAPAGEPTRRDRLTLRGWATLPVALG
- a CDS encoding primosomal protein N', producing MTAKSKEREPAAALPVARVCVDVPLPHLDRPFDYLIAAADDAAAQPGVRVKVRFAGQMVSGFLLERVESSTHAKLAFLDKVVSPERVLDPEVARLARAVADRYAGNLSDVLRLAVPPRHARVEGQATTGAGAGGEQPAGAEPVGAERNAEPGGDDPVGDERVGSGAASAVAPSGEGGVVTSADPSGVPVSADPGGVPASPDPGGVPVSAESGGVPASAGPSGPVALAGTDDLGSVGAGRGGEFLSGWADYPAGPAFLHALSEGRPARAVWSALPGEDWPARIAEAAAATVRAGKGVVAVVADARDLERLDRALSKALGDGRHVALNAAAGPSERYRRFLAASRHRVPVVVGTRAAMFAPVADVGLVVIWDDGDDLHAEPRAPYPHARDVLLTRAQLAGCAALVGGFARTGEGQLLLETGWAKEIVATRDTLRARSPAIAPTGDDPQLARDPGAATARLPSLAWQAARQALQGGAPVLVQVPRRGYLPSVACAECRTPARCPHCAGPLGLAGARSVPTCHWCGRAAAAYACPACGGRRLRASVTGARRTAEELGRAFPGVPVRTSGRDEILDTVPGDPALVVATPGAEPVAEGGYGAVLLLDTWALLTRADLRAAEETMRRWLSAAALARPAPAGGRVVVVADGSLAPVQALLRWDPGWFAARELAERRELGFPPAARMASLTGKAEAVAELLDATRLPPGAEVLGPVPASDDQERMLVRVTRGKAAELARALHEAAAVRSAKKAALPVRIQVDPAELL